In the Nitrospinota bacterium genome, one interval contains:
- a CDS encoding cytochrome c family protein has protein sequence MKGIRRFITLLAAGGVAMLFCAAPDASSAAFNYVGNKKCGECHKEILAAWKKTVHAKTFDLLAPKNRADKKKEAGLKPAEDYRKDKSCMRCHVMGWEAGGYSFEKPSDDWKGVGCEDCHGAAEQWLALHDKKDLERRDRKLKQAGFLKSFEGAGGGTCAACHYNQNSPYKGRDPNHERNWADPKLQSTYHTVKKK, from the coding sequence ATGAAGGGGATTAGGCGTTTTATCACGCTGTTGGCCGCTGGCGGCGTGGCGATGCTGTTTTGCGCCGCGCCGGACGCGTCCTCGGCGGCTTTCAACTATGTGGGCAACAAAAAATGCGGGGAGTGCCACAAGGAAATCCTGGCCGCGTGGAAAAAAACCGTCCACGCCAAGACATTCGACCTGCTGGCGCCCAAAAACAGGGCCGATAAGAAGAAAGAGGCGGGATTAAAACCGGCGGAAGATTACCGCAAGGACAAGTCCTGCATGCGGTGCCACGTGATGGGCTGGGAAGCGGGCGGGTATTCATTCGAAAAGCCCTCCGACGACTGGAAAGGGGTGGGCTGCGAGGACTGTCACGGCGCGGCGGAGCAGTGGCTTGCGCTGCATGACAAGAAAGACCTGGAGCGAAGGGACCGCAAACTCAAGCAGGCGGGATTCTTGAAGTCGTTCGAAGGGGCAGGAGGCGGGACATGCGCCGCATGCCATTACAACCAGAACAGCCCCTACAAAGGGCGCGACCCGAACCACGAGCGCAACTGGGCCGATCCGAAGCTCCAGTCCACATATCACACGGTGAAGAAG